A genomic stretch from Helianthus annuus cultivar XRQ/B chromosome 1, HanXRQr2.0-SUNRISE, whole genome shotgun sequence includes:
- the LOC110931772 gene encoding probable indole-3-pyruvate monooxygenase YUCCA10, which yields MKQETIVMIVGAGPAGIATSACLNLLSIPNIVLEREDCYASLWQKKAYDRLKLHLAKNFSQLPHMPFPLSAPTFVPKNMFVQYLKNYVYHFNVDPLYQRSVESAWYDKSAQKWVVTAQNNVSGLVEEYVSEFLVVATGENSEGFIPNVYGLDTFKGLVIHSSEYENGKTFGDKDTLVVGAGNSGMEIAYDLCNWGAQTSVVVRSPIHVLNKELVQLGMYFLKYIRCTIVDKMVLVLSKLLYGDLGRFGIQRPLKGPFLLKKETGRSPVIDVGTISKIKTGDIKVMTSIKDIQGDIIKFTNGQERQFDAIVFATGFKSTVRKWLKEDGGLFNEKGMPKHKSPNHWKGENGLYCVGFASAGLFGISNDAKNIANDIFRIVDGK from the exons ATGAAGCAAGAAACCATTGTTATGATAGTTGGAGCAGGACCTGCTGGCATTGCAACATCAGCATGTCTCAATCTTCTTTCAATCCCAAATATTGTTCTTGAAAGGGAAGATTGTTATGCATCTTTATGGCAAAAGAAGGCTTATGATCGTTTAAAGCTTCACTTAGCCAAAAACTTTTCTCAACTTCCTCATATGCCATTTCCTTTGTCTGCACCCACATTTGTACCAAAAAATATGTTTGTGCAATACTTGAAAAACTATGTTTATCATTTTAATGTAGACCCATTGTACCAACGTAGTGTCGAGAGTGCATGGTATGACAAGAGTGCACAAAAATGGGTGGTTACCGCCCAAAATAATGTTTCGGGTTTGGTCGAGGAGTATGTAAGTGAGTTTCTTGTGGTGGCAACCGGTGAAAATAGCGAAGGCTTTATTCCGAATGTTTATGGCTTGGATACCTTCAAAGGGTTAGTCATCCACTCAAGTGAGTATGAAAATGGAAAGACATTTGGAGACAAGGATACGCTTGTTGTTGGTGCCGGAAATTCTGGGATGGAAATCGCATATGATTTGTGCAATTGGGGTGCTCAAACATCAGTTGTTGTTCGTAGCCCG ATACATGTGCTTAACAAGGAGTTAGTGCAACTTGGAatgtattttttaaaatatattcgGTGCACAATTGTGGATAAGATGGTTTTAGTGTTAAGTAAGTTGTTGTATGGAGATCTTGGGAGATTCGGAATACAAAGGCCACTTAAAGGACCATTCTTGCTTAAAAAAGAAACAGGGAGATCACCTGTCATTGATGTTGGAACAATTTCAAAGATTAAAACAGGAGACATTAAG GTTATGACGTCTATTAAAGATATACAAGGTGATATTATCAAATTTACAAATGGTCAAGAGAGGCAATTTGATGCCATTGTctttgctactggttttaaaagCACCGTACGGAAATGGCTTAAG GAAGATGGAGGTCTGTTCAATGAAAAAGGAATGCCAAAACACAAAAGCCCTAACCATTGGAAAGGAGAAAATGGTCTTTATTGTGTTGGATTTGCTAGTGCTGGATTATTTGGAATCTCAAATGATGCTAAGAATATTGCTAATGATATCTTCCGTATTGTTGATGGGAAATGA